From one Solanum lycopersicum chromosome 12, SLM_r2.1 genomic stretch:
- the LOC101256651 gene encoding uncharacterized protein gives MKITGDKAELPAVTFPGLDLLQKSTKPPRRKTNNFAAGVKLRRDIGGNTPKGRRSRPETPLLRWKFNEDIHDNGSVKEEASTVEVDRKCSRNNGRTVVSVRKLGAGLFRQQQLPEVKNDHKFGFQAGRVEMHFHHRSKVHDSLINDPVQSPRSVFGPTNGLFHKFETSLQFSHSAMEGATKWDPVGWTTAVETKKIYGSQKLLDHQVNTASMISSLEAELECARARVHQLETERHSSKKKLKQFLRKLSEEKAAWRSKEHEKIRAIMDEMRADFSRERKNRKRLEIVNSQLVNELADAKLLAKRYLQNFEKEKQARGLIEEVCDELAKELGEDKAEVEEMKRESLKFTEEVDEERKMLQMAEVWREERVQMKLVDAKVMLEEKYSQMNKLIGELESFLDSRGLSFDVEKMKRAEQLQQAAASVSIRDIRELTYEPPNQDDILSVFEDVHFVEPDEKDIQPCTFSPRSLSPDGVVYDFRRISHAYVNQSDNLEEEGSEWETVTNLEEQGSNYSLEGSISSVNKNCRHSNVSRSRADSEGIGDDGASVSEISEVCSGPARQLTELSSASKLWKSRPSNGDNFKIKSLEGSKGRLSNGTILSRDHGSSKGGFSPSELGQEWSSPESGNSQIARGMKGCIEWPQNSQKKSLKTKLLQARTESQKVQLRQVLKQKI, from the exons ATGAAGATCACCGGCGACAAGGCTGAGCTACCGGCGGTTACGTTTCCCGGACTAGATCTCTTACAAAAATCAACGAAACCGCCTCGAAGGAAAACGAACAACTTCGCCGCTGGAGTGAAGTTGCGGAGAGACATTGGAGGAAATACTCCTAAAGGGAGGAGGAGTAGGCCGGAAACTCCTCTTCTACGGTGGAAGTTCAATGAGGATATTCATGACAATGGTTCTGTAAAGGAGGAAGCTTCGACGGTGGAGGTTGATCGGAAATGTAGTCGGAATAATGGTAGGACTGTGGTTTCTGTTAGGAAATTAGGTGCGGGACTGTTTAGGCAGCAGCAGCTGCCGGAAGTAAAAAACGATCACAAGTTTGGGTTTCAg GCTGGTCGGGTTGAGATGCATTTTCATCATCGCAGTAAAGTGCATGACTCTCTCATTAATGATCCAGTGCAGAGTCCTCGGTCTGTCTTTGGTCCAACTAATGGCCTTTTTCACAAG TTTGAAACCTCACTTCAGTTTTCCCATTCTGCTATGGAGGGGGCAACAAAGTGGGACCCAGTTGGCTGGACAACAGCGGTGGAAACAAAGAAGATATATGGGTCTCAGAAgcttcttgatcaccaagtgaATACTGCTTCAATGATTTCTTCTCTTGAGGCAGAACTAGAATGTGCTCGTGCCCGAGTTCATCAACTTGAGACGGAGCGGCATTCATCGAAAAAGAAACTCAAGCAGTTCTTGAGGAAACTCAGTGAAGAAAAAGCAGCATGGCGGAGCAAAGAGCATGAGAAAATCCGGGCAATTATGGATGAAATGAGAGCTGACTTCTCCCGGGAAAGGAAAAACCGAAAGAGGCTGGAAATTGTCAATTCCCAATTAGTTAATGAATTGGCTGATGCCAAGTTATTAGCAAAACGTTATTTGCAAAATTTCGAAAAGGAAAAACAGGCTAGAGGGTTGATAGAAGAAGTGTGCGATGAATTGGCCAAAGAACTTGGAGAAGACAAGGCTGAAGTTGAGGAAATGAAGAGAGAATCTCTGAAGTTCACAGAGGAAGTAGATGAAGAAAGAAAGATGTTGCAGATGGCTGAGGTTTGGCGTGAGGAACGGGTCCAGATGAAACTAGTTGATGCCAAGGTGATGCTTGAAGAGAAGTATTCCCAAATGAACAAACTCATTGGAGAACTAGAATCATTTTTGGATTCCAGAGGTTTGAGTTTTGATGTGGAGAAGATGAAAAGAGCTGAGCAACTCCAACAGGCCGCTGCCTCTGTTAGCATTCGTGATATTAGAGAACTCACTTATGAACCACCAAATCAAGATGATATTCTTTCCGTTTTTGAGGACGTTCATTTTGTTGAACCTGATGAAAAGGATATCCAGCCATGTACATTTAGTCCTCGCTCTCTCAGTCCTGATGGTGTTGTTTACGACTTTCGCAGAATTTCACATGCATATGTCAATCAGAGTGATAATTTAGAGGAAGAGGGAAGTGAGTGGGAAACGGTGACCAATCTTGAGGAGCAAGGGTCCAACTATTCTCTTGAAGGAAGCATTTCATCCGTGAACAAGAATTGCCGGCACAGCAATGTATCAAGAAGTAGAGCAGACTCAGAGGGAATTGGTGATGATGGCGCATCGGTTTCAGAGATTAGTGAAGTTTGTTCTGGACCAGCTCGGCAACTTACAGAGTTGTCATCTGCATCTAAACTTTGGAAGTCACGCCCGAGTAATGGAgacaatttcaaaataaaatcactAGAAGGATCTAAAGGGAGGCTGTCAAATGGGACCATTCTTTCTCGGGATCATGGTTCTAGTAAAGGTGGCTTTAGCCCCTCGGAACTTGGCCAGGAGTGGAGCTCACCTGAGTCTGGCAACTCACAAATAGCACGCGGGATGAAAGGTTGCATTGAATGGCCGCAAAACTCTCAGAAGAAAAGCTTAAAAACAAAGTTATTGCAGGCAAGAACAGAGAGCCAGAAGGTACAGCTGCGCCAGGTCTTGAAGCAGAAGATCTGA
- the LOC101256944 gene encoding NEP1-interacting protein-like 1, with translation MTNHLFTCIYTLLVKSKECIFTWVFFGFSSGLLLMVTKNAIWALFMCILALGGATVGIVTGAIKGQTTETGLLRGAGVGAVTGAVTTVQLVELILNGESFSKVALVCSLVNGKVFMEWVSPAVLKAYQWQVTTHVESSLREISDIFDINATKGLSQEVIKKLPKYYFCSVSTSQQVTCAICLQDLKDGESARVLPSCKHSFHTQCIDEWLTRHGSCPICRVEI, from the exons ATGACAAACCATTTGTTTACTTGCATTTATACTTTACtggtaaagagtaaagagtgtATTTTCACTTGGGTTTTCTTCGGCTTTTCTTCTGGACTCTTGTTGATGGTCACAAAGAATGCTATTTGGGCTCTTTTTATGTGCATTCTTGCTTTag GAGGAGCGACAGTAGGGATAGTGACCGGAGCAATTAAGGGACAGACAACAGAGACGGGGCTACTCCGAGGGGCCGGTGTTGGTGCTGTTACCGGAGCTGTTACAACTGTCCAATTAGTCGAACTTATACTTAACGGAGAATCATTTTCTAag GTTGCACTTGTATGTAGTCTAGTAAATGGAAAGGTATTCATGGAATGGGTTAGTCCTGCTGTTCTCAAGGCTTATCAGTGGCAA gTTACTACTCATGTAGAGTCAAGTTTGAGGGAAATATCTGACATCTTTGATATCAATGCGACCAAAGGGTTATCACAAGAGGTGATAAAGAAGTTGCCAAAGTACTATTTCTGTTCAGTGAGTACATCTCAACAAGTGACTTGTGCAATTTGCCTTCAG GATTTGAAAGACGGGGAGTCGGCAAGGGTGCTACCAAGTTGCAAACATTCATTCCATACACAATGCATAGATGAGTGGCTAACCAGACATGGAAGTTGTCCAATTTGTAGAGTAGAAATCTGA